A region of Necator americanus strain Aroian chromosome I, whole genome shotgun sequence DNA encodes the following proteins:
- a CDS encoding hypothetical protein (NECATOR_CHRI.G4038.T1) codes for MIGHYVCTFSLCRGNCIRSLTNYCILYANMERDRKQLGKRKHGRQSTASKEKVGSSKRSCSQSSVSSSRCSTPLPQEPCTSQANTTQESTSAEFRLFEKVWKELGKLPIPKASPHVETLPFVDLSKHPHQVDPHTRPATICELISAIARGHNLNRRFDCAVDNDLQAFAVPRAYRSAVHITQLLTLSLNPSHIFNPSQLGQHDYVLIDAFLYSDFFKQVRSIFTKEVYVPDLKDFTGARVKYLPILIIAKTLIALSHFTEQALSYLKELSTAPKPTPRDLLERLGTLYNYAENITQRRNLMNTQLLPLVFQASPSDIELFTNLLAAQGVTYNKIVTTVLTAATTHAEITTTYDLYHKLLSEYLRSQSAETLIEVQVSKASIHSVSAPTTVIHPSTSQSSSSQPSSQSLSRIQRDSFHNI; via the coding sequence ATGATTGGTCACTACGTATGCACATTCTCTCTTTGTAGGGGAAATTGTATTCGTAGTCTGACCAACTACTGTATTCTTTATGCGAATATGGAACGTGATCGGAAGCAACTCGGTAAACGAAAGCATGGACGGCAGTCGACCGCGTCAAAGGAAAAGGTAGGTTCGTCTAAACGTTCGTGTTCACAGTCATCTGTTAGCTCGTCACGTTGTTCGACGCCCTTACCGCAGGAACCTTGCACTAGTCAGGCGAACACCACACAAGAGTCGACTAGCGCAGAGTTTCGTCTATTTGAGAAAGTGTGGAAGGAGTTAGGTAAACTACCCATACCTAAAGCCAGTCCACACGTAGAAACTCTACCTTTTGTAGATCTTTCGAAGCATCCTCACCAAGTAGATCCACACACACGTCCAGCTACCATATGCGAGTTGATTTCAGCAATTGCTCGAGGTCATAATCTTAATCGCAGATTTGATTGTGCTGTTGATAATGATCTTCAGGCGTTTGCAGTACCACGCGCATATCGTTCAGCTGTACACATCACACAATTACTCACACTATCGCTTAATCCGTCTCACATCTTTAACCCTTCTCAATTAGGACAACATGATTATGTTCTAATTGATGCATTCTTATACTCTGATTTCTTTAAGCAGGTACGCAGCATTTTCACAAAGGAAGTCTACGTCCCTGATCTTAAAGATTTCACAGGTGCTCGCGTTAAATACCTTCCCATTCTCATTATTGCTAAGACACTTATCGCACTTTCACATTTCACAGAACAGGCACTTTCTTATCTTAAGGAACTTTCCACAGCGCCTAAGCCAACGCCGCGAGATCTTCTAGAGCGCCTAGGAACACTATACAATTACGCTGAAAACATCACACAGCGTCGCAACTTAATGAACACACAATTGTTGCCTTTAGTTTTCCAGGCTTCACCATCAGATATCGAACTCTTTACGAATCTGTTGGCTGCTCAGGGAGTTACTTATAATAAGATCGTTACCACCGTGTTAACTGCAGCTACAACACATGCAGAGATCACAACAACGTACGATCTTTATCATAAGTTACTCTCAGAATATCTTCGCTCACAATCAGCCGAAACGCTTATAGAAGTCCAGGTAAGTAAAGCGTCTATTCACAGTGTCTCAGCACCGACCACAGTCATCCATCCTTCTACATCACAGTCATCTTCTTCGCAACCTTCATCACAGTCTCTGTCGCGGATTCAACGCGACTCCTTTCATAACATCTAA
- a CDS encoding hypothetical protein (NECATOR_CHRI.G4036.T2) gives MPAIKGEEKLHDREVTGVPGTVRRSGAQAPTFETLPIRPGICACRARNNSGVAEQATCVWGLPQGSKSPAADARGAAARGASQVAEHSVRAGMKPE, from the exons ATGCCAGCAATCAAGGGAGAGGAGAAGCTGCACGACAGAGAGGTAACCGGCGTCCCTGGGACTGTCCGGCGTAGTGGAGCGCAGGCTCCCACGTTCGAGACTTTGCCCATACGTCCGGGGATTTGTGCTTGCCGGGCCCGTA ACAACAGTGGAGTGGCTGAGCAAGCCACATGTGTATGGGGTTTGCCACAGGGCTCGAAGAGCCCGGCCGCGGACGCCCGAGGGGCGGCGGCCAGAGGCGCCTCGCAAGTGGCGGAACACAGTGTACGTGCTGGCATGAAGCCAGAGTAA
- a CDS encoding hypothetical protein (NECATOR_CHRI.G4035.T1) — MECDTTFRKGRKKHYKSSALQLNNKAPITPDQIQIIGQIAQKDHWILDSSSPSRHTELPRLGSHGTPMTGWILSELHIAVDQEVCHSYAQGQGRGLNEEDTSAAPER, encoded by the exons ATGGAATGCGACACAACTTTTcggaagggaagaaaaaaacactacaaGAGCTCTGCACTACAA CTCAACAACAAAGCGCCGATAACCCCGGATCAAATCCAAATTATAGGTCAAATTGCCCAGAAGGATCATTGGATCCTTGACAGCAGCTCTCCGTCTCGTCACACTGAACTACCACGCCTCGGATCACATGGAACACCGATGACCGGATGGATTCTGTCAGAGTTACATATTGCTGTAGATCAAGAAGTTTGCCACAGCTATGCTCAAGGACAAGGACGGGGACTCAATGAGGAAGATACTAGCGCAGCTCCAGAACGTTGA
- a CDS encoding hypothetical protein (NECATOR_CHRI.G4037.T1), with amino-acid sequence MATFGTHEQSIVNAIDRLETARTQVGLHLLDPFVPDGSVSEQLHQLHERQEVICSHISRLDVALSLLRERCNVMLYHVSLPSSTEEERRAYELLLEKYQPTKVQEEAETLIHTLRLAREACENTIQSIRLQQLATVIADDNEATTPVSLMESSRRSSEHQEVANNGVQRRTDVTSQIEDRPVNPTEQLSRLHIGDSTHQSARDSQPSQDTGIVPPTFRLPIQLEKLSLPTFDGEATKFQQFWCAFEMAVHKDETIDPNMKYLYLQSLLKGEAEIVLQDMEPGKNNYNQLVQALKKRYDCPRRTRALLHQQLQQLPQASEAATDMRNTWFRLSGILHSLRRFEDLNKVLSIIDLVRSKFPSFIQEKLTDTEYQRGKDLDLQQVMACLDDIITARERFEITCPRTEICTVGRDRNHNLQEEQDHNSHHSTQRRRSGTRSRSHSGPSRVTYDPTRCSFCDSTFHRTSRCTEHIPASVRRKIVSVYGLCFVCLRQGHRRGSCDYSSCRTCGGRHHPLLCILSRSGGRTYASNYRSLSRELQDYRARYRSRRDSYPSRSPARHGSRSRDYSRGRTYHRRESSYRSRSDTRSRSPSDHVSFRLPVRGHEHDSSPRDRRRRPYRSLSPSAHHLGVTSDSEYEDYVQSYVRSQLVSRPHSHSHPTLMMVKAKVLDAQDGLQTVVILLDSGSQCSFITIAATDRLGLQVKNRKPLTLVTFGGSRTTEVLGTVEVTFVDLLDKRLTILLRTKDRLTSSHRSPQLSPEDIKFINDLGFDKPVCCTSTFVEPDVLIGIDYLWEIVTQEASVCLPSGLVLTHTRFGTVVSGIADSPYDDDNAELDAHILKQFEDTSQVSDGYLYVRFPWKEDHPRLADNKQLAYCRLVNQYQRLHEQGNAWEDYCMAIDQHLQYGFIEEVSEYKFDSHLVYYIPHQAVYKESSSTTRLRVVFDASSHMRGVPSLNDCLYEGPSLLPDIAGVHLRARLHRYLLTADVEKAFHQVRLQTSQRDATRFLWLKDTTLPPSKDNLRHYRFTRIPFGVKSSPFMLAAAIRFYLKHIDSPLRSEIERNTYVDNVILGASSNQEAVRKYRMAKSTFAHMHMNLREFLCSSHVVNDHIHTRDRIKDPKRAKLLGIPWNHFRDTLHIPIKTICGRVYSKRTALRAYASTYDPLGLLTPFLASAKLFIQDLWLKKLKWDDELEQEDLHRWSRILSDLEHPLPHIPRCVTPNHRTTYELCIFGDASKRLYASCAYLVCRSSNVFTSNLVMAKSHLNETKPLTIPRMELLAIRNCVFLAQYLHKELDLTLTYIHFFTDSQITLHWIHSSRPLRQFVHNRVSSIHKILSYFQDKGVPTKFHFVASEDNPADCATRGLATKDAKNHIWWTGPSFLRRCPEQWPHSDMDFTIPPVTTKEQDQEFMEVSLIRESSHSSVLPFRIVSSYVRLVRITIYVLKFLRCKLFDRVNVQSQSCLLRNIPSLRDILSHKSLTAPEFIAAETLLIREHYRESDHILEKYKLDRFNAHMDEKGLIRCPSRMENVQVTAPILLVPSHRFTYLVIMHAHISQYHVGVYGLISHLITRYFIPSIRRTVRKVLRTCVTCRKVTGYAYRYPDMPSLPEERVKRSRPFQNVGLDYLGPIYYRDTNGIRSKVWICLITCMATRAVHLEVVNSNTTQDFLLAFRRFIARRGTPHLVYSDNATTFHSAKDTLDKVLFTPTLWNKIDSFLTNHRIAWRFITPLSPWKGGFYERLVALFKSAFVKAIGRQLLKLDQLHTVVVEIEAIINSRPITPYRENDVSIRVLKPNDFISPEVSLQLPPRLLVDDIAVSGHRLADWYKQTVTVLDSFWDIWHTDYLSALVQRHQRRLRQPRNTSIRPKVNDVVIIADDKLPRGQWQLGIIVKLIHGYRNGVRAVQVRTCKGKLLHRSLKHLYPLEITAQGDYVPRAKRHKVRGTTSPTRIQPPRRAKNIRSYSV; translated from the exons ATGGCTACGTTCGGGACGCACGAGCAATCGATTGTCAATGCCATCGACAGACTGGAAACAGCAAGGACTCAGGTGGGTTTACACTTACTTGATCCTTTCGTCCCTGACGGTTCGGTTAGTGAGCAGCTCCATCAGCTCCACGAACGTCAGGAGGTTATTTGCTCGCATATTTCTCGTCTTGATGTagctctttctcttcttcgtgAACGTTGTAATGTAATGTTATATCATGTCTCTCTACCTTCCTCGACAGAGGAAGAACGGAGGGCATACGAGTTACTCTTGGAGAAGTATCAGCCTACGAAAGTTCAAGAGGAGGCTGAGACTCTCATTCATACGTTACGGTTGGCTCGAGAGGCGTGCGAAAATACCATCCAATCCATCCGTCTCCAACAGCTTGCTACCGTCATTGCCGATGACAACGAGGCGACAACACCTGTCTCGTTGATGGAATCTTCACGTCGTTCTTCGGAGCATCAAGAAGTCGCAAATAACGGAGTGCAACGAAGAACTGACGTCACATCACAGATTGAGGATCGACCTGTCAATCCGACAGAACAGCTTAGTCGACTCCACATTGGCGATTCCACACACCAATCTGCTAGGGATAGTCAACCATCGCAAGATACGGGAATAGTTCCTCCAACGTTTCGGTTGCCCATTCAGTTGGAGAAACTTTCATTGCCTACTTTCGATGGGGAAGCTACGAAGTTTCAGCAGTTTTGGTGCGCCTTCGAAATGGCTGTTCATAAGGACGAGACGATCGACCCTAATATGAAGTATCTCTACCTACAGAGTCTCCTAAAGGGAGAAGCGGAGATAGTACTTCAGGATATGGAGCCAGGAAAGAACAACTACAATCAGCTTGTCCAAGCGCTGAAGAAACGCTACGATTGCCCAAGAAGAACTAGAGCCTTGTTGCATCAACAACTTCAACAGCTCCCGCAGGCATCCGAAGCCGCAACGGACATGCGTAATACCTGGTTCAGATTATCCGGAATACTACATTCACTTCGGAGATTTGAGGATCTCAACAAAGTCCTTTCTATCATCGATCTTGTACGGAGTAAGTTTCCCTCGTTCATCCAGGAGAAGCTTACCGATACGGAGTACCAACGAGGAAAGGATCTTGATCTCCAGCAGGTGATGGCTTGTCTAGACGACATCATCACTGCGAGAGAGAGGTTCGAAATCACGTGCCCAAGAACGGAGATATGTACTGTAGGCAGAGATCGTAATCACAACTTGCAGGAAGAGCAAGATCACAACTCACATCACAGCACGCAACGGAGACGTTCAGGAACACGCTCACGCTCACATTCAGGACCATCACGTGTGACTTACGACCCTACTAGGTGTTCTTTCTGCGATTCCACGTTTCACAGAACTTCGCGATGTACAGAGCACATACCAGCTTCCGTACGGAGGAAGATAGTATCCGTGTATGGACTGTGTTTTGTGTGCTTACGTCAAGGACATAGACGAGGTTCTTGTGACTATTCGTCTTGTAGAACTTGTGGAGGAAGACACCACCCTCTTCTTTGTATTCTTTCTCGAAGTGGAGGACGTACTTACGCAAGTAACTATAGGTCGCTTAGTCGGGAATTGCAGGATTATAGAGCAAGGTATCGCTCCCGTAGAGACTCATATCCATCTAGGAGTCCAGCACGGCATGGTTCAAGATCCCGAGACTATTCTCGAGGTCGTACCTATCACCGGCGCGAAAGCAGCTATAGGAGTAGGTCGGATACAAGATCGCGATCACCATCAGATCACGTATCCTTCAGATTACCTGTTAGAGGACACGAACACGACTCTTCGCCAAGAGATCGTCGTCGAAGACCATACCGTTCTCTATCACCTTCGGCTCATCATCTAGGAGTCACATCGGATAGTGAGTACGAAGATTACGTTCAAAGTTACGTGCGCTCACAATTAGTTAGTAGACCACATTCACATTCACATCCCACATTGATGATGGTCAAGGCTAAGGTTTTGGACGCTCAGGATGGGTTACAGACTGTTGTTATCCTATTGGATTCTGGATCTCAATGTAGTTTCATCACCATCGCAGCTACAGATAGACTTGGTCTTCAGGTTAAGAACAGGAAACCGCTCACGTTAGTCACATTCGGCGGTTCGAGGACAACGGAGGTTTTAGGAACGGTGGAAGTCACCttcgtcgatttgctcgacAAACGACTAACAATCCTTCTTCGTACGAAGGATCGACTTACATCTAGTCATCGTTCTCCTCAGTTGTCACCAGAGGACATTAAGTTTATTAACGATCTAGGATTCGATAAGCCGGTCTGTTGTACATCTACATTCGTCGAACCAGACGTCTTGATCGGAATCGACTACCTCTGGGAGATAGTCACTCAGGAAGCATCTGTCTGCCTTCCCTCAGGGTTAGTCCTCACACATACCAGATTTGGTACCGTTGTCTCAG GTATTGCTGACTCGCCATACGATGACGACAACGCCGAACTCGACGCTCACATCCTCAAGCAGTTTGAGGACACATCACAGGTAAGTGACGGATACCTCTATGTTAGGTTCCCTTGGAAAGAAGATCATCCACGATTGGCCGACAACAAGCAGTTAGCGTATTGTCGATTGGTCAATCAATACCAGAGGTTACACGAGCAAGGAAACGCTTGGGAAGATTACTGTATGGCTATCGATCAACATTTGCAGTATGGGTTCATCGAAGAGGTAAGTGAATACAAATTTGACAGTCATTTAGTGTATTACATCCCACACCAAGCTGTCTACAAGGAGTCTTCTTCTACCACAAGGCTCCGAGTAGTTTTCGATGCCTCATCACATATGAGAGGTGTTCCCAGCTTGAATGATTGTCTTTACGAAGGCCCTTCCTTGTTACCAGATATTGCAGGTGTTCATTTAAGAGCTAGGCTTCATAGGTATCTTCTTACGGCGGACGTTGAGAAAGCTTTTCATCAAGTCCGTTTACAAACATCGCAGCGTGATGCCACACGTTTCCTCTGGCTAAAGGATACGACTCTACCACCATCCAAGGATAATTTGCGTCATTACCGTTTCACAAGAATCCCGTTCGGCGTCAAATCATCTCCATTCATGTTGGCAGCAGCAATCCGGTTCTACCTCAAGCACATCGATTCTCCTCTTCGGAGCGAGATCGAGAGAAACACATATGTGGACAATGTCATTCTAGGTGCTTCTTCTAATCAAGAAGCTGTACGTAAATATAGGATGGCAAAGTCTACATTCGCTCACATGCACATGAATCTTAGAGAATTCTTGTGCTCTTCACACGTAGTTAATGATCACATTCACACACGAGATCGCATCAAGGATCCTAAACGTGCCAAGCTGCTAGGAATTCCGTGGAACCATTTTAGAGACACACTTCACATTCCTATTAAGACCATATGTGGCCGTGTATACTCTAAGCGTACAGCACTTCGAGCGTACGCATCCACATATGATCCTTTAGGTCTTCTTACACCATTTCTAGCATCTGCCAAGCTCTTCATCCAAGATTTATGGCTGAAGAAGCTTAAATGGGATGACGAATTGGAGCAAGAGGACTTACATAGATGGTCACGTATTCTTTCAGACTTGGAACATCCGTTACCTCACATTCCTCGATGCGTTACTCCTAATCACAGGACAACGTACGAATTGTGCATCTTCGGAGACGCTTCTAAACGTCTTTATGCCAGTTGTGCTTATCTAGTGTGTCGATCATCCAACGTATTTACATCGAACTTAGTTATGGCGAAATCACATCTCAATGAGACTAAGCCTCTAACTATTCCTAGGATGGAACTGCTAGCAATTCGGAATTGTGTCTTTCTCGCGCAGTATCTCCATAAAGAATTGGATCTCACACTCACATACATCCACTTCTTTACGGATTCACAGATCACACTCCATTGGATTCATTCGTCCAGACCGCTAAGGCAATTCGTTCACAATAGGGTAAGTTCTATTCATAAGATCTTATCCTACTTTCAGGACAAAGGAGTGCCTACCAAGTTTCATTTCGTCGCATCCGAAGACAATCCAGCAGACTGCGCTACGCGAGGACTAGCTACGAAAGATGCGAAGAATCATATTTGGTGGACAGGACCATCTTTTCTACGACGATGTCCGGAACAATGGCCTCACAGCGATATGGATTTCACAATCCCTCCAGTTACAACGAAGGAGCAGGATCAAGAATTCATGGAGGTAAGTTTAATTCGAGAAAGTTCACATTCTTCGGTTTTACCGTTTCGTATTGTTAGTAGCTATGTTAGACTTGTTCGCATAACTATTTACGTTCTTAAGTTTTTACGTTGCAAGTTATTTGATCGTGTTAATGTTCAATCTCAATCTTGTCTCTTGCGTAATATCCCGTCCCTTCGGGACATACTTTCGCACAAATCACTCACAGCCCCAGAATTCATAGCCGCAGAGACATTATTGATTCGTGAACATTATCGCGAAAGTGATCACATATTGGAAAAGTACAAACTGGACCGTTTCAATGCGCATATGGACGAGAAAGGTCTCATAAGATGTCCATCTCGTATGGAAAATGTCCAGGTCACAGCACCAATTTTATTGGTGCCCTCACATCGTTTCACATATCTTGTAATCATGCATGCTCACATTTCACAGTATCACGTAGGTGTATACGGACTCATATCACACTTAATCACACGCTATTTCATACCTTCTATCCGTCGTACCGTTAGGAAAGTTTTGCGCACATGTGTTACGTGTAGAAAGGTCACTGGATACGCATATCGATATCCAGATATGCCAAGCCTACCGGAGGAACGGGTCAAGAGATCTCGACCATTCCAAAACGTAGGACTTGATTATCTAGGACCTATCTACTATAGGGATACTAACGGTATACGATCGAAAGTATGGATATGCCTTATCACATGCATGGCTACAAGAGCTGTACACTTGGAAGTTGTCAACTCGAACACTACTCAAGATTTCCTTTTAGCTTTTCGCAGGTTTATAGCTAGACGAGGAACTCCACATCTCGTCTATAGTGACAATGCTACTACGTTCCATTCGGCAAAGGATACCTTGGATAAGGTTCTCTTCACACCGACATTATGGAACAAGATCGACAGTTTCCTTACTAACCATAGGATTGCATGGAGATTTATTACACCTCTATCACCTTGGAAAGGAGGATTCTACGAAAGGCTTGTCGCACTCTTTAAATCTGCATTCGTAAAAGCTATAGGACGTCAACTGCTCAAGTTGGATCAACTTCACACAGTGGTAGTAGAAATTGAAGCGATCATTAACTCTCGCCCTATCACACCTTATAGAGAAAATGACGTTTCAATTCGCGTACTGAAGCCTAACGACTTCATTTCCCCAGAAGTTAGTCTTCAGCTACCACCAAGATTACTGGTGGACGACATTGCTGTTAGTGGACATAGGTTAGCTGACTGGTATAAGCAGACAGTCACTGTTCTAGACTCGTTCTGGGACATTTGGCATACTGACTATCTGTCAGCACTTGTCCAAAGACATCAACGCCGTCTACGGCAACCCAGAAACACATCAATACGTCCAAAAGTTAACGATGTGGTCATCATTGCGGACGACAAGTTACCTCGAGGACAATGGCAATTGGGAATCATCGTCAAGCTCATACATGGTTATCGCAATGGAGTACGGGCAGTGCAAGTTCGTACATGCAAAGGTAAGTTGCTTCACAGGTCGCTAAAGCATCTTTACCCTTTGGAGATAACCGCTCAAGGCGATTATGTCCCAAGAGCTAAACGTCATAAGGTACGAGGAACAACTTCACCGACGAGGATTCAACCACCAAGAAGAGCGAAAAACATTCGGTCGTATTCTGTGTAA